CTGCGGGGCGTCGTTGTGGCGGACACATGCGTGCTGCTGAACTTCCTCCAGATCGACCGTATGGACCTGATCGGAGCCCATCCGGATGCGTTCATGGCCACGGACCATGTGGCAGCCGAGATCACAGACCTCGCGCAGCTCGAGCGCTACGAAGAGGCCCGCCGAGCGGGTTTCGTCGCGGAAGAGCACGTCACCCACCCGGCCGAGCTGGAGATCTTCCTTCGTCTCGAAGGTTCAGGACGCCTCGGCGCAGGAGAACGATCTGCCATCGCGGTCGCCCTGAATCGCGGCTACCGTCTCGCAACGGACGACAACAAGGCCATCAAGCGGGCGGCGCGGGAGGCGGCCGTGGCCTCGCGGGAACTCCGTTTCGTCCGCACGGAAGACATCGTGACGGAACTGATCCAGCACGGAGCGCTGACGATCGCGGCGGCCGACGAGATGCTCACCGACTGGGCGGCGAACCATCGGAGGGTGGCGCAGCGCGTCAGCGAAGGGGGACACGACATCCCGGAGCCAGTTGCCCGTCGTCGGTTCGAGCGAAGCTGGGACAATTTCGTCTCGTTGTACCGCCCCATTGCAGACGAATGGCAGGTCTACGACACTTCGAGCCGGTCCCCAATCCTGGTCGCCGCCTCGGAGCGTAACGACATCCTGCCGCTCCTTCCCAGCGGCTGGCGCATCCGAGAGTTGCCGACCGCGGTGGACGCAGACCGGCGGGACCTCTCGGACGATCCCACAAGGAGAAGCGCCATGACGGAGGACAAGAAGCAGGCTCCGGACAGATTCCCGGAGGGAGAGCCTTCGATACAGAACGTGATGATCGCCTTGAGACAGGCGCGGGACGACGCGCTGGCGCGCGCGGCAGCCGTTAGGCGAGGGGAAGCCGAGGCCGCGCGGGCCGAGAATGCGACATCCACCGCCGAGAACTGATATGGAGCGATGAGTACAGAAAACGTTGTCATCATCGGCTCGGGCCCCGCCGCCTGGACGGCGGCAATTTATGCGGCCCGGGCGAACCTGAATCCGCTCGTGTTCGAAGGTGCGGGGAGCCGCACGATGATCCCGGGTGGGCAGCTTATGTTCACAACTGATGTGGAGAACTATCCCGGTTTCCCCGAAGGGGTTAGCGGCATCGACATGATGTTGGACTTCAAGAAGCAGGCGCTACGTTTCGACACGCGCGTGTTCACCGAGGACATCGTGGAGGTCGACTTCTCGAGCCGACCCTTCCGCCTGCGCTCGTCCGGGAAGCAGGAGGTGCTCGCGGAGACCGTGATCGTGGCCACGGGTGCCAACGCGCGCTGGCTCGGCGTGCCGGGCGAGGAGCGGCTCGCGCAGAGCGGCGGCGGGGTGTCCGCGTGCGCGGTGTGCGACGGCGCCCTGCCCGTCTTCCGGGACCAGGTCCTCGCCGTCGTGGGAGGCGGCGACAGCGCGATGGAGGAGGCGCTCTACCTCACGAAGTTCGCGAGCGAGGTGCTGCTCATCCACCGGCGCGACGAACTGCGGGCGTCGCAGATCATGCAGGAGCGGGCCCTCGCCAGCGACAAGATCCGCTTTCTCTGGAACCGGACTGTGGAGGAGGTGTTCGGGGACGACGCGATCACCGGCCTCCGCCTTCGCGACACGGTGACGGGCGAGGCGTCGGAGGTCGAGGTGGGCGGGATGTTCGTGGCCATCGGCCACATCCCCAACACGGCGTTCCTGCAGGGCCAGGTCGACCTCAAGGAGAACGGCTACGTCGACATGCCCACGCCGTGGCGCACGGACACGAACGTGCCCGGAGTGTTCGCGGCCGGCGACGTCATGGACGACTACTACCGGCAGGCCGTCTCGGCGGCGGGCACCGGCTGCATGGCCGCCCTCGACGCCGAACGCTTCCTCGCCCACAACGGCGCCGCCGGCTGACCGCGGCCCGATCGCTCTGCGCCTGTCTGGCGAGCGCCGGGCAACGAATCACCGGATTACCAGAAGATGATGTAGAGGACGGCGGCGCCCGCGATAACGCCTCCGGCCCAGAGTCCTGCGCGGGGAGCGGGCGTCAGATCCACTCCGTCCGCGGCCCGGGGCAGCCGGCGCGGGGCATCGAGCGGGCGCGCGCGCGTCACGAGGACGATGTAGGCGCCGATCGCGAGGAAGGTGATCGCCATGTGGTGGAGGAACGCGACCTCCGGCAGCAGCCACAGGAGGAGGCCGTAGACGGGGATCCCGAGCAACATGCCGCCGAAGGCCGCGGCGGGCGGCGTGCGCGGCGCGAAGATGCCGAACAGGAACGCGGCCACGATCCCCGGTGAGATGAACCCCCAGAACATCTGGATGTACTCGAACACGCTCGGCGCGCGGGCCACGACCGGCGCCCACAGGCACGCCACCACGACGAGCACCCCCGTCGTCACCCGTCCCACCACCATGAGGCGCCGCGATGACGCCTCGGGCCGCAGGTGCCGCTTGTAGAGGTCCACGCTGAAGATCGTCGCCGCCGAGTTCAGCATCGAGTCGAGCGAACTCATCACGGCCCCGAACAGCGCCGCGAACATGAGGCCCGTCAGCCCGGCGGGGAGGAGTTCCCGCATCATCACGGGATAGGCCTGGTCCGGGTTCGTCACCTGATCCGCGAACAGCTCCGCCGCCATGATCCCGGGAAAGATGATGATGAACGGGATGAACAGCTTGATGAAGCCCGCCAGGAAGAGCCCCCGCTGCCCGTCCGCCAGGCTGCGCGCCGCCAGCGTGCGCTGCGTGATGAACTGGTTCAGTCCCCAGTAGAAGATGTTGGGGATCCACAGGCCGCCGATGAAGACGGCGACCCAAGGCATCTCCGGGTGGTTCCACGGGAGGACGGTGTGGAGCTTTCCGTCCGCCGCCTCGAGGAAGGGGCCGATGCCGCCCATGGCCCGGAACCCCAGCACGGTCACGAGCACGCCGCCGAGGAGGAGCGCCACGCCCTGGAGGAGGTCGGACCACACGACCGCTTTCAGTCCCCCGTAGATCGTGTACCCGCCCGCGAGCACGCCGATGAGCCAGGTGCCGGTCCCCGTGTCGAGGCCGAAGATCGACTCCAGGGCGAGCGCGCCCGAGTACAGCACGGTCGCGAGGGCCACGAGCACGTACGCCGCGAGGATGAACGCCGCCATCAGCGTGCGCGTACGCACGTCGTACCGGAACTCGAGATATTCCGGGATGGTGTAGATCCCCGCCGCGAGGAACCGGGGCAGGAAGAAGAGTCCGACGAGGACGAGGGTGACGGCCGCCATCCACTCGTAGCTCGCGATCGCAAGCCCGATGTCGTAGCCCCGCCCCGCCATCCCCACGAAATGCTCGGTGGAAATGTTCGAGGCGATGAGCGAGAAGCCGATCAGCCACCACGGCAGGTTGCGCCCGGCGAGGAAGTACCCGGCCGCGTCCCGCCGCCCCCGCGAGGCATACAGCGACACCCCCACGACCAGCAACAGAAAGCCCGCGAACGCCGCAACGTCGAGCGGCCGAAAGTTCACACTTGTCTCACGTCATCGCGTCGCGGAGGGTCTGCCTCGCTTCTTCGTGCCGGCTGGCGGGCACGCGGAGGACTTTTGCGGCCGCCGTCGGGCCCCAGGACACGGGTGCGAACTCCCCTTCGACCCTGAAGGGGATGTCGTCCGCCTCGAGGGCGAGCCGCGCCGCGAGGAATTCGCTCTCATCCCACGCCTCGAACACGCGGACCATGTCCTCGCTCCGTGTCACGTCGCCCCCATCATGATGAAGCAGGGATCTCTTCGATGTCGGCGGTCCAGGTCACCTTGATCGCGCCCTCGAGCGAGCGGGCGGTGGGGCACTTCGCGCCGTGGCTGGCGAGCGCGCGCTCCACCGTCTCCCGGGCCTCGGCGGGGATTCGGAGCCGGTAGTGGACGATGATCTCCTCCAGCGTGGGCATGCGGTCGCGGAGGCGGTTGATCCCCTCCACTTCGGCGGCGATGTCGTCGGGGGCCAGGCGGATGCCGCGCACTTCCAGTGCGCCGTTGAGCGTGCCCAGCATTCAGGCGCCGGTCGCGGCCACCTGGTAGTCGACGGGGAGCGGCAGATCTTTCGCGTCGATCCGGTAGTGGGACTTGATGGGTCCGTGGACGCCGAAGTCGATCTCGGTCCCCTCTTCGAGGCGGGCCCGGCGATGCACGCCTCCGATCTTTTCGAGACGCGCGCGGGCAGTGTAGAACGGTTCGGACATGATGTGCTCTCCTTTACGAAGCCGCCTTCCCTGTCGCATTTTCGGGCGGCGAGATTCGGGCGGGACGCGCAAACGGAACGATCAAGAGCAACCAGCATGACGTCAACCCGCGACAGGAACCGCCTTCCGGGAGGAGCGGCGGGCCGCATCGTGGCCGTGATCCTCCTGGCAGGCGGGATCGCGGCCTGCGGGCGGGGTTCGGCCGAGACGGCGGACACGGCCCCGCCCAGCGACCTCTCGGCGCTCAGCGACCGCTTCTGGGACGCCTACCTCTCCTGGAACCCGCTGCAGGCAACCTACCTGGGAGAACACCGCCTCAGCGACCGCGTTCGCGACATCTCGCCGTCGGGCCGCAACAATCGCCGCCGCGAGGTTCGTGCCCTCACGGATGCCCTCGCAGCCATCGACCGTCCGTCGCTGCCCCCCGAGGAGCGGCTGACATTTCTCGCACTTGACCATCAGCTCTCGGCGGAAGTTGCCGAGCAGACGTGCGACCTGGAGGTGTGGGTGGTGGACCACCGCGAGGGGTTCCAGCTCGACTTCCTCAACATCGTGGGCGCCCAGCCGCTCGAAACGCCGGTCGACGGCGAGCGCATGATCCGGCGCTGGAATGCGTTCGCGGACTATATCGACGACTACATCTCGAACCTCCGCACCGGTCTCGAGACGGGACGGGTCGCGGCACGCCCGTCGGTGAACCGCACGATCGTACAGCTCGAAGCCCTCCTCGAACGACCCGTGGAGGAATGGCCCATTTACGCCCCGGCGGGGACGCGGCTCGATGCATGGCCCGAGGGAACGCGCCACGACTTCCGGGCCGGGATCCGCGAGGCCGCCTCCGAGCGCATTCAGCCGGCGTATGTGAGACTCCGTGACTTCCTGCGCGACGAACTCTATCCACACTCGCGCACGGGCGCGGAGGTCGGACTCTCCAGCCTGCCGGGCGGCAGCGACTGCTACGAGGCGATGATCCGCACCTTCACGACGCTCGAACTGACGCCGGCGGAGATCCACGCGCGCGGCCTGGCGGAGCTGGAGAGGGTCCACGAGGAGCTGCGGACCCTTGGGCGGGAAGCTCTCGGCGCGGCCGATCTGAAAGAGCTTCAGCAGCGGCTGCGGTCGGACCCGGAGATGTACTTCCGCTGGCCGGGCGAGATCGTGCAGCAGGCGGAGGAGGCCTACGCGCGGGCGGCCCTCATCATGCCCGACTGGTTCGGCACGCCGCCCCGGACGGAGATGGTGATCCGTCCGATCCCGCTGTACGAAGCGCCGCAGAGCCAGCTCGCATACTACCGCGAGCCCGCGCCGGATGGGTCGCGTCCCGGCACGTACTACGTGAACACGTACCGGCCCGAGATCCGGCCCAGGTATCAGGCCGACGTCCTGAGCTTTCACGAGGCGATTCCGGGGCACCACCTCCAGACCGCGATCGCCCAGGAGGTCGAGGGTCTGCCCGAGTTCCGAAAGCACCTCGGATCGGTCGCCTTCGTCGAGGGATGGGGGCTGTACGCGGAGCGGCTCGCCGATGAAATGGGTCTCTACGTGGACGACCTGAGCCGCATCGGCCTCGCCTCGTACGATGCCTGGCGGGCCAGCCGGCTCGTCGTCGACACCGGCATCCACGCCTTCGGCTGGACGCGGGAGGAGGCGATCGACTTCGTCCGCGAGAACACGCTGCTCGCCGAAGTGAACATCGAGAACGAGGTGGACCGTTACATCACTTCGCCCGCCCAGGCGCTCACCTACAAGCTGGGGCAGCTCGAGATCTCGCGGCTGCGCCGGGAGGCTGAGGCCAGGCTCGGGGAGGCATTCTCCATCGCGGAGTTCCACGACCGGGTGCTGGAGAACGGCGCGCTGAGCCTCCCCGCACTCGGCGACGCGATCGAGAGCTGGCTTGAGGAGACCGCCAGCTAGCGCCCGGAGTTCGGCCGCCGCGTTGAGGGGACGTTGATCCGGCCCGGCAGGTTCGGGACATGTGTTCTCCCGGCAAGACCCCGCGGCTCCGGGCCTTCCTGCGCCCCGGAGCGGAGCCCGGCGGCTTCGCGCTGCCCTCGGCCATGCTCACGCTTCTGCTCGTATCGCTCATGGCGGCGGGCGGCTTTCTCCTGACCTGGATCGACGGACAGTCCGCCCGCGCCTTCGCGCGTTCCACCGAGGCCTTCTACGTGGCCGAGAGCGGACTCGCGACGGCGCTCGCGCTCGCCGAGATGCCGAACCCTTCCGTGCCGCCCCTCACGCTGGGCGTTGGAACCGCGACGGTCTCCTTCGAGCCGCTCCTCGAACTTCGGCGCGGGGAGACCGTGTACCGCGTCGAGTCCCGGGGACAGGTGGCGTCCGGCGACGCCACCTTCGCACGGTCCGTGGGACAGCTCCTCTGGGTGGCCGGACCGCCACGGGTGCCCGGCGCGCTCGTCCTCGTCGGGAGCGCGGGCGCCATCCCCCCGAAGGGGACGATCTCGGGGCTCGATGCGTTCGGGAGTGCCTGTCCGCAACAGCCCTCGCCGATCGCGGGCGTCGCGTACTGGGGCGGGCCGGCGCCGGCGCCCGATTCGGCGTTGATGATCTCGGGGTCGCCAACGGCACGATCGATGCCGGCCGATGTGTCCGTCACGGCGGAAACGGGGATCCGCTGGACGGAACTGCTCGCGGACTGGGGCCCGCGTCCCGACGCGGTAGTACCGCCCGATCCGTGGCCGTCTCCGGGAGCCGATTCGTCCTATACGCGGATTTCGGGATCGGGGACGCTCGGTCCGGGCTCCAGCGGGCGCGGCGCCCTCGTGGTGGAGGGCGACCTGACGCTCGACGACGGTTTCGCCTGGCGGGGGCTCATCCTCGTGGGCGGCGCCCTGCTCCTGAACGGGGACATCTCGATTCAGGGGAGCGTGGCAAGCGGGCTCGCGGGCGGCGTGGGGGTGGCGGCGGACTTCGGCGGCCACCGCGTCGATCTGCGCTTCAGCGCCTGCGCCGTTGCGGCGGCCGCGGAGCGACTCACCGCGCCGGCCGCGGCCATCCCCGGCACGTGGTACGAAGTCTGGTAGCCCTGGCAGGCCGTGGCCTCTCAGAGATGCTCGGCGACGAGGTCCGGGAGGCCATCGGGGTTGTCCACGTGCAGCCAGTGGCCGCCGGCGAGTTCGTGAAGGTGTACCCGGCCATTGAGGGTCGCCGCCCGCAATCGCGCGCGATCGTCCGCCGAGAGGATGTCCGACTGGGCGGCTCGCACGACGTGGATTTCCGACGGGGGGACGGGCGTCTCGATGACGTCCCAGAGGTCGCGCCTGAAGTAGTCGGCAAGCAGTTCTTCGGCCGCGTCGGGATCCAGGCGCCACCGATAGCCGGCTTCGACGAGGACGAGGTTCGTCGCCAGCCAGTGCGCGACGGGCGAGGCGAAACCCTCGGCCTCCACCGCGGACACGGCGTGAAGTCGCTTCGCGAAGGGCCCCGGGTGCCGGCGAATCACGTCCAGCAGCCGGGCGGCTCCGCCGCCGGGCGAGCGGCGGGAGGGGGTCGCGTCGATCACCCATGTCTGGCCCGGCGCCGCGGCTGCGGCCACCATCAGCGCCGCCTTGCCGCCGAAGGAGTGCCCGAGGACCGCGTCCACGGGCCGCTCGAGCGACTCCGAGAGTTCGAGCACGTCCTGCACGCACGCGGACAGCGTGTGCGGCGGCTCGAAGTGCGGAGAGTGCCCGTGCAGCCGCAGGTCCACGAGCACAGCTCCCCACTCGGGGCGCCGGGCGACGAGCCGGCGGGCGAATGAAGCCCAGTTGCGGCCCGTGCCGTAGATGCCGTGCAGCACGTAGAGCCAGCGCCGGGAACCCGCCTCCGCGACGGTGTACTGATGCAGGAATGGTCGAGACACGGAACGAAAGGTAACGGATCTTGAAGAATCCGTCGGCGTTCGAGCCGGCGCCGGGGCTCCGGAACGCTCACCTGCAGACGGTGGTGGGGCGGATGGTGCGCCGGCGATTCGAGCCGCGGTACGAGCGGGTTCGGCTCGACACGGACGACGGAGATTTCATCGATCTCGACCTGTGGCGGGGACCGGAGACCCCCACGGGCCTGTGCCTCCTTCTCCACGGACTCGAGGGCAGCGCGCGCTCCGGCTACATGGTGACGACGAGCGAGGCGCTGGCGGCCTCCGGCATCCAGGCGGTGGCGCTCAACTTCCGTTCGTGCAGCGGGGAGCCGAACCGTCTGCCGGGCGCCTACCACTCGGGTCGGACGGATGACATCGAGCGCGCCCTGGACTGGATGGCG
The DNA window shown above is from Candidatus Palauibacter polyketidifaciens and carries:
- a CDS encoding alpha/beta fold hydrolase: MSRPFLHQYTVAEAGSRRWLYVLHGIYGTGRNWASFARRLVARRPEWGAVLVDLRLHGHSPHFEPPHTLSACVQDVLELSESLERPVDAVLGHSFGGKAALMVAAAAAPGQTWVIDATPSRRSPGGGAARLLDVIRRHPGPFAKRLHAVSAVEAEGFASPVAHWLATNLVLVEAGYRWRLDPDAAEELLADYFRRDLWDVIETPVPPSEIHVVRAAQSDILSADDRARLRAATLNGRVHLHELAGGHWLHVDNPDGLPDLVAEHL
- a CDS encoding DUF885 domain-containing protein, with amino-acid sequence MTSTRDRNRLPGGAAGRIVAVILLAGGIAACGRGSAETADTAPPSDLSALSDRFWDAYLSWNPLQATYLGEHRLSDRVRDISPSGRNNRRREVRALTDALAAIDRPSLPPEERLTFLALDHQLSAEVAEQTCDLEVWVVDHREGFQLDFLNIVGAQPLETPVDGERMIRRWNAFADYIDDYISNLRTGLETGRVAARPSVNRTIVQLEALLERPVEEWPIYAPAGTRLDAWPEGTRHDFRAGIREAASERIQPAYVRLRDFLRDELYPHSRTGAEVGLSSLPGGSDCYEAMIRTFTTLELTPAEIHARGLAELERVHEELRTLGREALGAADLKELQQRLRSDPEMYFRWPGEIVQQAEEAYARAALIMPDWFGTPPRTEMVIRPIPLYEAPQSQLAYYREPAPDGSRPGTYYVNTYRPEIRPRYQADVLSFHEAIPGHHLQTAIAQEVEGLPEFRKHLGSVAFVEGWGLYAERLADEMGLYVDDLSRIGLASYDAWRASRLVVDTGIHAFGWTREEAIDFVRENTLLAEVNIENEVDRYITSPAQALTYKLGQLEISRLRREAEARLGEAFSIAEFHDRVLENGALSLPALGDAIESWLEETAS
- a CDS encoding OsmC family protein, with amino-acid sequence MLGTLNGALEVRGIRLAPDDIAAEVEGINRLRDRMPTLEEIIVHYRLRIPAEARETVERALASHGAKCPTARSLEGAIKVTWTADIEEIPASS
- the trxB gene encoding thioredoxin-disulfide reductase — encoded protein: MSTENVVIIGSGPAAWTAAIYAARANLNPLVFEGAGSRTMIPGGQLMFTTDVENYPGFPEGVSGIDMMLDFKKQALRFDTRVFTEDIVEVDFSSRPFRLRSSGKQEVLAETVIVATGANARWLGVPGEERLAQSGGGVSACAVCDGALPVFRDQVLAVVGGGDSAMEEALYLTKFASEVLLIHRRDELRASQIMQERALASDKIRFLWNRTVEEVFGDDAITGLRLRDTVTGEASEVEVGGMFVAIGHIPNTAFLQGQVDLKENGYVDMPTPWRTDTNVPGVFAAGDVMDDYYRQAVSAAGTGCMAALDAERFLAHNGAAG
- a CDS encoding solute:sodium symporter family transporter, with the translated sequence MNFRPLDVAAFAGFLLLVVGVSLYASRGRRDAAGYFLAGRNLPWWLIGFSLIASNISTEHFVGMAGRGYDIGLAIASYEWMAAVTLVLVGLFFLPRFLAAGIYTIPEYLEFRYDVRTRTLMAAFILAAYVLVALATVLYSGALALESIFGLDTGTGTWLIGVLAGGYTIYGGLKAVVWSDLLQGVALLLGGVLVTVLGFRAMGGIGPFLEAADGKLHTVLPWNHPEMPWVAVFIGGLWIPNIFYWGLNQFITQRTLAARSLADGQRGLFLAGFIKLFIPFIIIFPGIMAAELFADQVTNPDQAYPVMMRELLPAGLTGLMFAALFGAVMSSLDSMLNSAATIFSVDLYKRHLRPEASSRRLMVVGRVTTGVLVVVACLWAPVVARAPSVFEYIQMFWGFISPGIVAAFLFGIFAPRTPPAAAFGGMLLGIPVYGLLLWLLPEVAFLHHMAITFLAIGAYIVLVTRARPLDAPRRLPRAADGVDLTPAPRAGLWAGGVIAGAAVLYIIFW